One segment of Brassica napus cultivar Da-Ae chromosome C3, Da-Ae, whole genome shotgun sequence DNA contains the following:
- the LOC125583396 gene encoding uncharacterized protein LOC125583396 codes for MEGKTFTFQVNVSAYNFTANHQTFTITRILNGSDRAPLPDFVDTVDNVNKREDIPVDRTVLAKVETGVGSQQAAPDAVSGPDGGEPQRPSARAASKMVQRRV; via the exons ATGGAAGGAAAGACATTCACCTTTCAAGTTAATGTTAGTGCATACAACTTCACTGCAAATCATCAGACTTTCACAATCACACGGATTCTTAATGGAAGTGATCGTGCACCGCTCCCTGATTTCGTTGATACT GTAGACAACGTGAACAAGAGGGAGGACATACCAGTTGACAGAACGGTTCTTGCTAAGGTTGAAACTGGAGTTGGCAGTCAGCAGGCAGCACCAGATGCGGTATCAGGCCCAGATGGTGGAGAACCACAGAGGCCTTCAGCCAGAGCAGCTTCGAAGATGGTACAGAGACGCGTCTAG